The genomic segment TGTATGTGGATCTGTTACTCTGTAGGATCCCTCCCTCTCAAAAAAAGATACTGCTTGGACATCCAAAGAGTGGACTTACTGAGAAAGTTGCTCAAATGAGGCTGGGGAAGGAATGGGACCACTGGAACTCAGtatctacatttttaaaactttaaaaactctTTACTTAAATCATTATTGGTTTACAGCTTATCTTAATAAACTGAATTGTGGCAAAAAAGATGATCTCCTATCCTCCATTTGTCTTCCCTTTTGATATTGTGCAGTCTGATGTGCTCAAATTTTGGTGATTATCATGGAAAAAGTGTTGGCACTCCATCATGCAAATTCTGAGAAGTTATGATGTAAGCAGTTAAGCAACTTCACTTTAATCTAttgattccttttatttttagaggCATAAACTGACAGTAGTGGTATGAGGTCTACCATAGTGAATACCTGTTGTAGTGGGGGGGCTTTTATAATACAAAAATCTACAAATCACTATTGCTCAATTTGTGCACATTACAAGGatagttttttttaagcatgcaAATGTCTCAAAGATGATGACTGTTCGGATCCTCATGAACTTTATGTACAGAGCATCCCGATATCAAGTTCCTAAATTAtcccttaattaaaaaatgattgCTGTTTCGAGTTCCAGACTTTGCAGAGCCAGACAATAAACTGCATACTGCACTGTTCAGTATGTTTCACTTGGCTGCGTTCTGGGCATGGTGACTAGTTGTAGTTCTTACGCTGAAGTACCTGTGGGTAACAGAACTGCAGCTGGCAGCTTGGAGTGCCAGGACAGCAAAAGCTGGCTAACAAATTGGGCTTTGTTTAGATGATAGTCTTGCCTCTTGAAAATGCTCTTATTGATTTATTCAGGGAAcacctatttatttttcacaatttatttttgtatctgagttaataccttttccttttcctactaTAGGCTTTAGGCTGCTTTGAGGCTTAAGGTGTAAAATTCTGATCTGTTGATGTTTCAGTACCTTCATACCTCATCTTCTGTGACTGCTTTAGCTGGGTCCTTACTCCTGAATCGTTAATTGTGAACACTCTACTCCTAATATGTTGGTCCCTGAAATCCTAAAATTCCTATTTCCCATTTCAGAAGTTGTCAATATATCAAGAGTAATGGAGAGCTGCCCCAGCTAGAATCAAGTGAAGTATCTCCAGTACTGGAAGCAACCTAAGAATGGATTTATGAAGCTGGGAGGCAGGTCTGCTTTAACCTGTGTGGGGAGGAAAGATGCTGGGACAGTTTGCTGTCAGCACCTGAGCTATTTGTATTGATTAAGTATAAGGTGGAGAGAGTTTTAAGACAATAGGAGTTGTGAGTAGAGAGGTAGGGCAGAAAAGATTTGGGagtaaaaatattgaaaaatattaagctGAGAACTAGGAGAACAGTTCTGTAAACAGTCCAGTAGTTACAAAATTCACCTTTAAGAAGCAtcaagaagaattaaaaaaccaaTTGGAttgacaaaattaatttggcTAAAAATAGCAATGCAAGATGTTTACCTCTGCTGACCTCTGAGCTAGGCTGTTTGTCTGAAAATAGGTGGTTTTTTGTACAAAGTCTTGAATTTCTGCTTTCCATATGAAATTGAATATAAATTTCCATATGAAGAGAAGattaaaacatggaaaaattcAGAATGAACAACTCTGAAAAAAGTTCAATTGCATTATCAAAAGTGAAAATGTCAAGATTTCATATGCAGGGAAAAAGACAAGATAATCCCAAGGGAAATCAGCAGTTTGAAAACTTAGCACCCTCTACTTAAAATTGTTGCTTTTTATTGAAACATTTTGATTGATATGAAAATATTAGATGTCTATTGCCTTAGCTTTTTTGTTCAAGATAATGCATCTCTtagctttaaaatatgtatctttacagatctgatttttttctttgaaaccaTTTCTTGCCTTGTTTCTACTAGTCAGTAGGGAGAAAGTGATGAAAGTAACAAAGCCAAATAAATGCAACTAGCCAGTATTAAGTAGGTTCAAATATATAGAAGGATACTTCTGTCTTCCTTGAGATACTGTAAAACAGATGCTACTGTGCTATATACAGCTTGTCATAAACATACAAATAACTTATTTAGGAGTCTTTGTTTAAAGAATGCTTGTTACCCCAGACAAAATAAATCCCTGCCAAAGTCTTCATCTTCAtttgtcattaaaaatgttattccCCTGTCGTTAGCTTTTATTGGAGTCGAaaggttttttaattaaaatagatttgagGGGGTAGTGATTGTATCAAGCTTGTGCTTTTCCTATCAGTGTAAttttgctggtatttttttccactcataTGGTGAACACTTTACTGGTGTGTAACTGTACCAACAAAGTCTTTCAGATGTAAACATGACCTTGTGGCTCTATCAATTTATGTGTATATGTAGATTAATCTGAAAAGGAACTGGGGTGAGGGATTGTTCTTCAATCTTTTCCTTAGAGCTCTCTAGAACTAGCAGACGTCTGAATACAGATGATATCCAGGGTTATTCTGCTTGCATCACAGAGCTAACTTATGAGTCTGCATGTTCTCTTCTGCTGTAATGGTGCTGCAATAAGGTGAATTGAGATTCTTCTCTCAGTGGAAGTTCACCTGCTGACTTGAATGAGTTCAGCACCAGTCTGCAGGAGCAGTGATAGGCCAGTGCACCAGAGCACCGTGCGTTGCTTGCAAGATCAGACCATGAAAAGATGCTATGGAGGGCTCCAGTATTTACATAATCCTTTCCTTGTGTTGGTGAGTATTTGTGATTCCCATAACTACAGGCAAATCAACTGCATCCATTAGAGTATTGTCACCTCTTAGAGCACTGAATATCATTAAACGCTAAGGACGGCATAACTCAGATTCCTAGTGGCAGTCTTGACTATACCTCCTCACTCCCTCATGCCTCCCTCACCCCAATAAATCCTACCACTGTCAGAATGAATGTTCTGCTCTATCTGCACTAAGAAGTGATTAATGTGTCTTGTTTTGCCCTGGATACTCCTCAGTGTGACCTGTTGAATGAGGTTATCTGCCACGCTTACCTGTTGGCAGAGCAGCCCAGGAGAGTAGCCTCCAGCCTGTTCTGCTGATCTGAGGTGGGATAGCAGAAAAATCACTTTgaataaaaatgctgttcaCTAGTCATGTGAGCAGATCAACAAGTATCTGGGGGGTGGAAGGGTGGGGTAGGTGGttagctgcagcagcaaggcagtGAGGAGGAGCTTGGGCAGATGGGGAATGGTAACTGGATTCATGGAACAATGTAAGTTTCACATTACCTTTCTAATGCAAACAGTTTttctctgaacaaaaaaaaggtctgaTGTCAGACATATGTGAAGTATTTGGCAGTAAAGCTGTCAATacaggtattttaaaacaattctttccccactaaaataaaaaataaacaaacaaaaaaacaccacaaaaaaccaccccacaaacaaaaaaccaaaccaaccacaaCCCAAATGATACcggatgtttccagggaaacTGTGATGTGAATACTTGTGATGCATGGAACTATCTGTGTGAGTAAACTTTCTTGGATCTGAACCTGTAAATGTGAAACTACTTGAAACAAGTGTTTCTTCTTAGGGGACTGTACATTTGTACAGTGCCAGTTGTGGTAGAATTCTTGGCTGTGAAATACAAACTCTAGAAATTACTGGGGAGTTCAAGTTTGGCATTGGGGCAGAGTTTGAGACTTGTTCCAATATGGCCAATTTAAATGTCACCATTTCAACTGTTTAAAAAGCATGTAAACAAGGATACTGTATACAGGATTTGTGTGAAGATTTATGAAATAAGTGGAAGGTCCAGTATTTGATTCTTGCGGGAGACTTCTGCTAGAGATGAAAGAAAGACTTCCGTTAAGTATAGAAAATGAACAACTGACTAAAACACctgcaatattttttgtatGTTAAGTCAGATGTAACTGTTACTTGAATAAACAAGTGCAGATTGTTTGCAGCAATGACAGGAACTACCCCGTTGGGCAGGAAGCTGCATTTATCCTTGCTTGTTATTATGAAGGAAAGATTTTATATTCCTGGTGACTATGAAGATTAAACCAGAGATTTATGTTAATGCAAAGGATTAAAAGAATCTTAATAACATTTATAAAGATGCAAATGTTCGCctgcattttatctttttgcaGATGAATGTGCCATAAGGGAAATACTGAAGGGAGAGAACACATCCTCGCTCTGAATTGCAACATCTGGTTTAATACTGCACTCACATGGTCATTAAGTATTAGTTGTTTTCACCAGTGTATTTTTGAACAGTGTGTGTGATAGGCTACTTCTCCTTGACTAATGGATATCAGGAAATAACAATCTACGACAAACTTCAAATACGTAGTGCCTGTGTAGTCTATAGCTTCATGTATTGCAGATTTCGACAAACTGTCAATGCTACTCAGTGTGGGGTCTTTTCTTGCTACTCCATCACTTTCAGACTTATTTTCTATATAGCACAGAGCTTGAAATACTGGCTCTGCTGTAGAGTTGCCAGCTGTGTTTCTGCCATTTCAGACTGCCCTCCCAGTGCAAACACAGGCCACACCGGCATGGAAAATGATGTGCTTTATTTGGGACCCTGACATATAATGTTATACATACATGTACATACATTTCATATGGAGAAATTATAGAAAAAATACGATTTGAAAAAGGAGGCAATTAAGGTGAAGGTGTAAACATCACTAGCCATTTATGttctattttggattttttcctgctctttaatCGTTTACTAACGGACAAGTATATATAAAGAGAGGCCACCTGGATTTGTTTTACAAGTCAACTGGTATGACTGTGGAAATGTCTCATCTCAAATCAATATAAATCTTCAAAAGGTTTTGAGTAGTTAAACATCAAATAATCCATATAGTAAAAGTCATAGCTTCGTTGTCGTTGAGAAGGAGAAAGCTCTGCAAAATACTGTTGAGTAATTTTAGTGGTAGTTCTTTCTTCATTGGAGTGCCTGTCTTTAAACTTGGGGAAAGTTAAATTTTGTGGAGCACCAATTAAGTGGAGGAAGAAGTTTGCATCTTCTTCCATACTTTCAAATTTCCCAACAAAGTCGTAGTCTATTAAACATGGGCTGCAAAGCCTGTTGACATGATCCCAGTGGATATCCATACCCACAGGCCTATGTACGTCCAGGAGGTACTGAATGAACTCTTTAAATTTTACTCCAGAGCCTGTCCTTAATGCTTCTTTGGTGGCATTGACACGGTATCTGGAAATGATGGCTTTTCCAAAAACCGGGTGGTAGTAATTGTTTGGGTGTTCAAATTTGTCCCGAAATGCAGATACCAGCTTTTCAAAAGGTTCACGAATGAAAAGCATCTTCGTATAAGTGTTGAGCCTATGATAAATTCCTTTGTGATCAAAGCCATCCAGCCTTTTTAAATAGTTTCCATAGTGCACTGTGTTGTGCTGTATATCTTTTGTGGAAGAAGCCAGCCCGTTAAGAACCATGAGCACACGCTTCCAGTTAGAGCAGCCAGCTTTTGGTACTTCGCAGTATAAAACTCTATATTTATCTTCTACAAATATTCTAGAAACATGGTAAGGAGTGATTATTCTTCTATTATTACTCTTGTATTTAGAACAAGTTTCCCTCATTATCCgctttctttctctttggaTCTGATAGAGacttttccacttgtttctgtCCTCAGATTTAATTGTGGGCGGGTTGAAGATGGAGCTGTTCATGGAAATCAGAATTGGGCTCTTCTTAATTATAAATCTCCTCCTCCGTTTATGGAGCCTGatggaattaatttcttcacCTTTCTCGTGATCTTTCATTGCAAACATTATACTGCTTTGCCTTCTGTGTGTGCTTTGAAGCTTAGTGGGCACATTTTCAGGTAGGTGTAATGAATCACCCTGCTTTACAGTTGCTACTCCgtctgcagtattttttcttaatcttctATCCTGATTATTGCTGGAAACACAGTCCTGAtcgggggggaaaaaaaagatgaaagaagttAGTAAATGAGAGTGTTTATCACTATTAACAGCTTGTACAACTTAATGTGGATCTATTCGTGCACTCTGAGTTCAGCAGAGTTGTACAAAAAAATGCATGGCTGCAAGTCCTCAGTGCTGTGCCTACGTTGTGGTAATGACTTCTCTTGTCATCTTGTTCTGTGCTTGCATGAAATTTAAAGGCTGAGGTGAGTCTGAACTGGTAAATTCTAGTTCAGATTTGAATTTAACTGTATTTTAGGTCATGCTGGTACCCAAATTTCAATAAATACTTTTGTCTTGGATACTTTGTCCTTGAAATTTCCACAAAAGGTATTTTGAGGACTTAATTATTCCAGACCACCTGTTGTCACTCAAATCTGTGtggttttcccctcctctttcaGTAGCTTACCCTTGCTATGAGGGTAGTTGGACACAGAGTGAAGCCTGATAGGGAAGGGAGGTTTACAGTGTTTGTAAAGTGGAGTGAACTGTAGAAGGAGCAAGAGAGGGACAGAGAAAGGACTGCAGTAAGAACATGGAGGCTTTGCAGAGAAGTGGGTTTGAGAGCAGCATGAATAGGGACCCCAAAGAGAGGCTTGAGTGAGGTGAGCCTGGGACCAGAGCAGTTGAGACTTGACGAGAAGCAGTGAGGGGTGGGAATGAGGCTGTGGCTAGGATTAGGAAAGTGAAAACAGAGTAATCAAAGCGGATCTATGGATAAGGGGTTTCTGGGTCCTGCTCCTTTTCCTTAGGCAGATCTCACCAGTTAGTATTAACTTTTGGCATACAGCCCACATGTGCTCCATTATTTCCTGCTTCTCAAAGCAGCTGAATTAAATCCCTGTCTACAGGTCTATGCCTCTAAGACTAAAATTAGGTCCTGGTTGCTGTTTAACTATGTGTCATCCCTGTTTTGAGAACTCATCTGGAAACTGAGTGGCATATGAAGCACTAGGGAGTATTTCAACAGAGAGAGCAGATGTAGTTACAGAATGTTTGTTGCTTACTTAAAATACTTAAAGTTTACTGAGAGATTTTATAAATTgtaaatttctgattttcagtctTTACTTGGTCCCTAATAGTATTTAGaactattatttttacttcaaaaattatttttgaggttttaatattttaaaacctcaaaaaaaaaaagatactagATGAATTTTAAGGTGCACAGTAGGGGATTAGTAGGGTCATGCTCTCTCAAGGTGGCAGATTAAATCTTACTTGTAATACTGATTTTACAAGTTTCTGGCTGAAAGAGATGCGATAGGAAGCTTATCAAACTTGTGCTGTCATGGAGGTTATATCTTCCCACCTCCTTTTTCAAGAGTGTGAGATGGGAAAAAGAGACTTGGTGTTCATTACAGAAAGTATTGGtgacaaaagaagaagaaaaaagtcaaactGTATTATTTTGTAGGTGACTTGCTTAAATGGGTAACTATTATACAAAACTCAAACAGAACAGATCATTTAGGtttctaaaatgttttgctgGCTATTTTGGTAGCGGAGGCAGTTTGTGATGTGCAGACTGGGAAACCAACTGATAATTTGTTATATAAGACACTACATAGTTGGGAGCGTTGGGAGTGACTGTTGTACTCTGCTCTTCAGAAGTTGTTTCTGGTAGTCAAAGGTCTATTGAAGTTTTTGTCTATGTAAAATACCAGATGTAGTTCTAAATATTACCCTTTACAGAGTGGCTGAAATTCAATATTATTTACTCATGCTGTGTGGCTGATATTTCAAGTTTATCAAATTCAGACTTCTTAGATATTCACAGCtttaatgatgatgatgaaccTGAAGTTCTTGGGAAACTCAAATGCCatgattttaatgttttctgtcagTGTAACTCTTCATCCAGAAGGTCAAACTGGAGCTGTAAAGGTGGAGTGATGTCAGTCACATCACAATGATTTCACTAGGCAATGACATTTGGGTAACAGCTGGCAGCTGCACAGTTGTTCCTTTGCATATTTTTGCACTTGTCTTTCAACTATGAAATAGTGAATGGCTGTGGTgggctgtcactgctgctgtgaGCATGCTAACAGCCACTAGATGGAGGAATTtcaccaatatttttctttatttttaagtacttcTGAAGACATTTGATCAGTGTGATTTCatacattaatattaatatatagGAAGCTTACAGTATACTTTAGCAATATCCAGTCTAGGAGAAAACTACATAAAACCAAAGTTGCATAGCttataaaatttgtattttaaaaggaaaatctaCACTTCATGACAAAGCTTTGatgcatcttttctttccaatgcTTCATCTCCAGACTAGTGGCCTTATCTGAGCCATCTCTATCCATACATGGAATATGGGTGCAATTTTCCTTATGTGCTTCtgaaaacttactttttttgGTTGCTGGAATCCCATGTTATATTTTATCcctaaacaaagaaagaaattaaagtcATTATTTGGTAAAAGTTAAAACATAGTTTCATTTTGCTGGACTCATAACAGTGTCCTCTCAGTaactacaaaagaaaacaggaacaaTACAGTGATAGGTAGACCAACAATGAATTGTAATTAATGTATATTTCATAGTAATACTCCTGGAAGGCCTCTTTATTTATAGGTGTCCTAACAATTGTGAAATGGAGTGAATGTCTCTATCTCCcttttacagatggggaaactgaaaTGGAGAAAAGTGACTGCTTAACCTCAGCTAAAAGGACAgtagcagaagcagctgaaatttGTGATCCCAGGTTAGAGCTCTAAGGAGGGCTGTTCTTTGTGTACTTACCTGAAGCTGTGTGGTTTCCAACTGCCCCACCTTTTGGTAGTATGGTACTTAATCATAGTAATAGCTTGCATTGAGTATTATATTTTGCTATAAACCAAAGCAACACACAGTGGAGTTAGATATAAATGAGGTAATGTTTGTAGAGTTTTAAAGAGACAAAACAACACAGAATAGTGTTTTGCTAAATCTTCTGGCTTCTATAGTGATGTCTACCTGAAAACATAATAATGAAGATGTGAAAATCCCAGAAGGCAGATTTAGCAGATGTGTAGGATCTCTTTACTGTTCCTAACCTCTGCTAAGTATAAGTTAATAATACGGGAATATATAATGGAAAACAATTCTTAactatgaaattaatttaggGCTTTTCAGCTTACAAACTGGTATCCTTACTGTCACTGTTGCTTGAGAACTTCAGTTGCTTGAAGACTTCAGTTTAATAAGTGCATTATGAATCCACAGCTGTTTTGGCAAAGATGATTACAGGTAAAGGTTTTGTTACAGGTAAAGGTGTTGCAAAGCATTGTAAGTGAAAGCATCACTAGAATAGCTCAATCCCATCAGATTAATTTTCATAGTACTATGAAAGCTCTCAGAAACACCATGCATGCATAGTTCACGTTGTACCTTATTGCAGTTAAAGTAGCAAGTCCAACTTACATGATCAATCgtaggttggggttttttgtgtttttaaatcagATCTACAAACTAATGTTTATTGTAGAGTCTGAGTAAAATTGCTGTGGTTATTTCTATGCTGTTAGAGCTTATCTAGCAGTGCTCATTATTCTTCTGGCTCATGTTTGAGCTTTAATTCCACTGCAGCAATTTGTTAGCAATAAACTCAATTTAAGGTTAATGGAGATATTGTGATTCTGTGCCTATTAAAAGCAAAGGGtgtattatttttacttcatcaGAAATAAGTTTTAGCCATGTTATAGAAGGAGTCTTAAGCCTTTTCTTAGGTgcttctcaaaaatatttaactgctaAATAAAGTCAGAAGATATAAAGAGAAACAGAGCTAATCTATAGCATTATTGTGTCAGTTCTGGAGGATTAAAACGGATTCTGTTGCACCATGCTTTAGGGGATGTTACTGAGCTGTTGTCCAATTCTTGATGTGATCAGTTGAAGAACCACATTTATTCTACTGCTGTGTAATATGTAACAGAGCAATGAACGTATAGAAACTCCTGTCCAAAAAGAGTAGCAAAAACTGAGCACCAGCACTTTGAAATAATTGATACTAAAGCATGGGTGATCTGTTTAAACcattaaaatgttctgtttgTCAGCAGATGTAATCTCTCTTGCTAAATCTAAAGGTGTAACTTTAAGCCTCTTGAGCTAGATTGGCCTTGGCTGCTTGGTCTCCACTCTAAGGCATCCTAAATGCAGAGAGTTGGGGTAGTTGTTTTTTActtaagctttcttttcttttactttaagCTTTCTTGTAGCAGagcttgaaattaaatattttccttaaatttaGAATATTGTTATGCTATCTCTTCTCTTGCATACATCTTTCTCACAGAAATCATGTCAGGTACAGTTTTGAAAAGTTAACATAGTTAAATTTAGTCTGGTGGTGTGGGTTGGTCAATTCTGCTCACCTTCTATGGATAGCTTTTGGTTTCTTGTGTATATGTAATATAATGCACTTAGCAATtatcattaaaatgttattacagACAATAGTCTCTATTCTGTTCAGTAGCAATTTATTCCtctcaagtattttatttttggtcttTCTTTAAACTGAATTGAGTAGTGTTAAGTCATGCCTTGTTCTCTGTCAGAGATCTTGGAGATTTACTTTGGCTGTCAATACTGCCAACATGCATAGATGAgaatttacatatttaaatatttctcctaCTGTGAACTAGTTAGGCCTACCAGTGCAAGACAGGAGAATGGTTGTGCAGCCCTTCCCAAAAGCTAAGATTTTACAGTGTCTACAACTCCACAccctttctgaaagcattttgagCTTTTCACAATTGGAAACATAAATAGGTGAGAAAAGACTTGGTCACCTATTGGAAAACCAAGCAAATGTTTTGGACAAAATCAGATGCAAATACTGGAGCATTTACTGTGTCCAATATTTGCTCAAATGTAAAAGTTAGGGTTAGTTTTTATTCCCCAGTTTTGTTTAGTTGTGGCCATTTGtcctgacttcagtgggagtaGTGATAGCGTGTAGCAAAACCACACACTGTGTGTGTAATTACCTATTAAGGTTGGTATGTATCTGCCATGAAtaagaatgattaaaaaaaaaaccacaaaagtgAAAAGAGCAGGTGTGAGACCGATCTTTTTTGTGGTTAATTATGAttaattatgtttttgttttagggTTTCATAGAGGTAACTTATTTAGAGATTAATACTTTGACTGGTatgctgtgctttaaaaaatgttaaaataaatgctagTAGGAGATGagtaactgtttaaaaaaaaattatttactggcTTTAAGATGTAATCATAACAACAATTCACGTTTAATGTAAATGTTTGGTGAAGCACTTGCCAACCTCTCCAATGTTTTTCTGATTTGTGACTTCTAAAGTTGGCTTCTTTTAGCTGTCTTTCTCATGATACGGTCTGTCACTTCAGATTTAAAgctacatgaaaaaaaacctctcaagTGCAGTGAACTCAGGGAAGTTATATTGCACAGATCTACTATACTAATCAAAATCTAAATTTAATGTTATGCTACATCTTTACTCTCCATGTTACTTACTAGCTCTCAGATGTTACTGCCAAAAtcataggggttttttttgccataaaTAAACCACTGGTGTCTGCTGCACCCAGGTGAAGTCAGTGATCATTAAATGTTTGGTGCAAGACACAATGATGACCAACATCTCACTAGTGCTAAAACAGAGAATAGCTGAGAGACAGAATAATTCTTTGGTTGTACATCGTTTATGTCAGTTTTCATGgtgttcttttctcttccccttgcgCAACCATGATTTTCCAGACCTGAGCTTGGCCTATGTTTTACGTCTGCTTTTGTCGTCTTTCATGAAATATGAGCCTTATGCTTCATCCAGTCCTA from the Phalacrocorax aristotelis chromosome 8, bGulAri2.1, whole genome shotgun sequence genome contains:
- the CHST8 gene encoding carbohydrate sulfotransferase 8 produces the protein MRLTCMFSFILLFGAAGLVVFIHLQDPEEIVHQQTAGIKYNMGFQQPKKDCVSSNNQDRRLRKNTADGVATVKQGDSLHLPENVPTKLQSTHRRQSSIMFAMKDHEKGEEINSIRLHKRRRRFIIKKSPILISMNSSIFNPPTIKSEDRNKWKSLYQIQRERKRIMRETCSKYKSNNRRIITPYHVSRIFVEDKYRVLYCEVPKAGCSNWKRVLMVLNGLASSTKDIQHNTVHYGNYLKRLDGFDHKGIYHRLNTYTKMLFIREPFEKLVSAFRDKFEHPNNYYHPVFGKAIISRYRVNATKEALRTGSGVKFKEFIQYLLDVHRPVGMDIHWDHVNRLCSPCLIDYDFVGKFESMEEDANFFLHLIGAPQNLTFPKFKDRHSNEERTTTKITQQYFAELSPSQRQRSYDFYYMDYLMFNYSKPFEDLY